In Ornithodoros turicata isolate Travis chromosome 1, ASM3712646v1, whole genome shotgun sequence, the DNA window CCTGGCGCAGTTGCGTTTTTCAGACCCGAAAGGGGTGCGAAAACTTTTTAATATAACTCTCGACGGCTTCCGTATCGGTTATAGTGCGTTGTGCTcataatttttaaaaatttgcACCTCCGAAATGCTTCCTGAAAAGCAGCACCTGTGTAGCAGTCAATTCGACAACCAATAGCGACGCGGATAATAACGCTGAAACTAAATTGAGCACATTTACTTGTATGTCGATGCCTCATGGGCACTTTTCAACACGAAAAGCCGATTCTCAAAGCCTCTTATTCCTTCCCTCCACCAATGGAAATTGCTTGATGCGTTCGGACATTGTAATCGATATGAACGCACACTCAATCAAGCGCGATTTTTTACTATAGCTTATTCCATGCAAAGTAAGGAGCAAGCTACAGCTGCACATATTCCACTGACGTTTCTTGTTCGTTGCAAATATTTCCGCTGTGCCAGAAACAGAATAACGGTAAAAAGCAACAGTGACATATGTCCGCTCTCAAGTTTCATGTTGTCCACAGCAAGTATTTAGCTTCTACCTGACTAGACGCCCATCCCAGCGAGTTACAATAACACAGTTTTACAATATCTCCCCTCTCCTGCAATAAGAtagcgggggagggggggtatgtttagtgctgataaaaaaaagagaaaggaagggttagccatgatgtaggcttgctatgcccacaagcaaacacaaacaaacaaaaggaagatgAAGGAGCAGAGACatagaaaattaagaaatacagGAAGAGAcggctccttcactaatcgttgtgcaGACATTCATATAGGAGGTGTCAGAGAGTGCCCAAGAGTTTAGATTTCCGAAgaaatcgtgtcagcgcagacatgacttcagcgtgctgagtagggccaagtagcaccgcgagagAAAggtctcggtagcctagatgagcgagACGGCGCCGGAGACTGGACCGGTGACCTTCGTACCGTTGGCAGGCAAGGAGTATGTGTGTTGTGTTGCTAGCAGGATAAGTGAGAGAAGGTATTCATAAGTGGCCACCGGCTATCTAATCTAACCAAACGTTTTCCTACTGCAGGTTTAATGGCACACGGCACAGAGGACCAAACCCAAACATCAATTGCTCCCGCCTGTTGCTGGCCTCTTGTCTCCGAGGTAGTCATGGTACCTTCACGTCAAATCGCAGCCGCGTGAAGAATGAACGCAAGTTCTGCATCTGAGACAGTCCATCCCCCTGACTGCCGCTCGGGGGTCCCCCCAGAAAAGCTCCAGGAAGTGGGTACCCTTGCAACATTCTTCATCTTGGGGCTGATCAACGTTCTTGTCGTCTTCGGAAACCTTCTGGTCATGGTGGCAGTTTTCGCTACAACAAAGCTACGAACTGTCACCAACTACTTTGTCGTTTCACTGGCTGTGGCCGACCTTTCCGTCGGAATATTTGTGCTCCCATATTCCATCGGTCTCGAAGTCTTGGAAGTGTGGATCTTTGGCCATACGTGGTGCCAGATATGGTTGGCAGTTGACGTCTGGCTTTGCACGTCATCAATTCTCAACTTGTGCGCGATCAGCGTTGATCGCTATCTGGCAATCACAAGACCGGTGCGTTACCGCAGCCTTATGTCTTCTAAAAGGGCGAAACTTCTGATCGTGGCTGTGTGGGTGATTGCTTTTGTAATATGCTTCCCTCCACTTGTCGGCTGGAACGATGGATCGGAAGTCACCGTGCCTTACGCAGCCACAAACGGAACATTGCACCTGGAAAGTCGTGTCGTGACTAAACCAAGTACAGCTAATGACACTGATCTCCCCGTATGCGAATCAGCACAGTGCGTGCTTATCAATAACAAGGGATATGTCATTTACTCCGCTCTTGGTTCCTTTTACATCCCAATGCTCTTCATGCTATTTTTTAACTACCGAATCTACCGTGCAGCCATACAGACGAGCCGTGCCTTAGAGAGGGGTTTCATTTCAACAAAGTCGGGGAAGATAAAAGGAAAAGCGGAAGAACCGCGGTTAACACTTCGTGTGCACCGTGGAAACGACTCTGGGTTTCCCGTAAAACGCGGAAGTGACCACACCGGAGCCGAAACTTGTATCGACGGCATAGTAACTGGACGTCGTCGTCAAGGCGTAAAGAAATCCCACGATGAACCTTCAGCCAGCGCACGATCATCTGGCAAGAAATGTCGTGCCAGTCACCAGGATGACGAACGCGCAACACGATCAGCACCAGCGTCATTCAAATCCAAAAAGGGGAGTGTTCGGGGTAGCGGACGAAATGGGACGTCTGGAAGTAAAAGTTCTCGTTCAAGCAAACGGAGCCAACGCTGGCAGGCTAAGAGGTTCAGGTCTGAAGCCAAAGCAACCAAAACTGTAGGAACAATTGTTGGCGGCTTCATATGTTGTTGGCTGCCCTTCTTTACTGTTTATTTAGTGAGGGCATTTTGCGAACATTGTATTCCCAACCTCCTTTTCGCGGTGTTTTTCTGGCTGGGTTACTGCAACTCTGCTATCAATCCATTCATATATGCGCTCGTGAGCAAGGACTTCCGCCAAGCCTTCAAGAGAATCTTGTGCcgctgtcgcctcaaagaaggtGGCGTCTCTTCACTCATCAAACAAATTCACATGCTCACCG includes these proteins:
- the LOC135377598 gene encoding probable G-protein coupled receptor No9, with amino-acid sequence MNASSASETVHPPDCRSGVPPEKLQEVGTLATFFILGLINVLVVFGNLLVMVAVFATTKLRTVTNYFVVSLAVADLSVGIFVLPYSIGLEVLEVWIFGHTWCQIWLAVDVWLCTSSILNLCAISVDRYLAITRPVRYRSLMSSKRAKLLIVAVWVIAFVICFPPLVGWNDGSEVTVPYAATNGTLHLESRVVTKPSTANDTDLPVCESAQCVLINNKGYVIYSALGSFYIPMLFMLFFNYRIYRAAIQTSRALERGFISTKSGKIKGKAEEPRLTLRVHRGNDSGFPVKRGSDHTGAETCIDGIVTGRRRQGVKKSHDEPSASARSSGKKCRASHQDDERATRSAPASFKSKKGSVRGSGRNGTSGSKSSRSSKRSQRWQAKRFRSEAKATKTVGTIVGGFICCWLPFFTVYLVRAFCEHCIPNLLFAVFFWLGYCNSAINPFIYALVSKDFRQAFKRILCRCRLKEGGVSSLIKQIHMLTVIDDIPPENAESP